Proteins encoded together in one Rhipicephalus sanguineus isolate Rsan-2018 chromosome 9, BIME_Rsan_1.4, whole genome shotgun sequence window:
- the LOC119405432 gene encoding cylicin-1-like has translation MPEEEDDDDKKGKGKKDKKDKKEGKDDKKDKGGKDKVKSPGKDSKKGSHKGSAKGSGKGSHKGSAKGSAKGSPKAEKAVEESSDKKAEKSDKSEKSEKSDKSEKSEKNERDRERERDRIYNDEYEDEEEGRNYVEVQMYQRRSGTNISEGGGVVGGGGRGQTFYVDVPPPRPPRPPAYDNYYPQERPPPRRELSERLEQQSTTQQCVYYDDGSMQQRQQTSFFEDYEPVGPAGPPPRQEPRRPIMLPPTTVVVNLSESGAPPPPGGGGAVGPPARVSGYDLRQPLGTRASMRSREEFRAPQRVQQSDLQVRSGPPMSTLLTQQLREIALQNQMPMDENVVSSTERVIYECIRKMESSTSDSSEDRPPDTIVKVSRAVPQDIAYSEKMATMTITDDVSHGLIIS, from the exons ATGCccgaagaggaagacgacgacgacaagaaagGAAAGGGCAAGAAAGACAAGAAGGacaagaaagaaggcaaggaCGACAAAAAGGACAAGGGAGGAAAGGACAAGGTCAAGAGTCCTGGTAAGGATTCCAAAAAAGGTTCGCACAAAGGTTCGGCCAAAGGTTCGGGCAAAGGTTCGCACAAGGGATCCGCGAAAGGATCCGCAAAAGGCTCGCCCAAGGCCGAGAAAGCGGTCGAAGAATCTTCGGACAAAAAGGCCGAGAAGTCCGACAAGTCCGAGAAGTCCGAGAAGTCTGATAAGTCTGAGAAATCCGAGAAGAACGAGAgggacagggagagagagagggacag GATCTATAACGACGAGtacgaggacgaagaggaaggcCGTAACTACGTCGAGGTGCAGATGTACCAGAGACGGTCCGGTACCAACATCAGCGAGGGCGGAGGGGTAGTGGGCGGAGGCGGACGCGGCCAGACCTTCTACGTGGACGTGCCGCCCCCGCGGCCGCCGAGGCCTCCTGCGTACGACAACTACTACCCGCAGGAGCGGCCGCCACCCAGACGCGAGCTGTCCGAGCGGTTGGAGCAGCAAAGCACGACTCAGCAGTGCGTCTACTACGATGACGGCAGCATGCAACAGCGCCAGCAAACATCCTTCTTCGAAGACTATGAGCCGGTTGGTCCCGCGGGACCCCCTCCGCGCCAAGAGCCCCGGCGCCCCATCATGCTCCCGCCGACGACCGTTGTCGTCAACCTTAGCGAGTCTGGTGCACCTCCGCCTCCGGGAGGCGGGGGCGCAGTCGGTCCCCCGGCGCGAGTCAGCGGTTACGACCTTCGGCAGCCGCTAGGCACGAGGGCCTCCATGAGGTCCCGCGAGGAGTTCCGGGCGCCGCAGCGAGTCCAGCAGTCCGACCTGCAAGTACGCAGCGGGCCACCCATGTCGACGCTCCTGACGCAGCAGCTGCGCGAGATCGCCCTGCAGAATCAGATGCCCATGGACGAGAACGTGGTCTCTTCCACCGAGCGCGTCATATACGAATGCATCCGCAAGATGGAGTCTTCGACATCGGACAGCAGCGAAGATCGTCCGCCGGACACGATAGTGAAGGTGAGCAGGGCGGTGCCTCAAGACATAGCTTACAGTGAGAAGATGGCCACCATGACTATTACTGACGACGTGAGCCACGGACTAATCATAAGTTAA